One part of the Sneathia vaginalis genome encodes these proteins:
- a CDS encoding tetratricopeptide repeat protein, whose protein sequence is MRKYIFIASLIFFIVGCKKYDDKSDVPKDDKKVVPVEILKNGNMESKVVESLTNDKKEENVESKKTEEVPTNDKKVNFLDLAKTGNSEAILMSIKYYKDKNNVKEMEKYIDLGLKKNIDEVLKLKIVELLNKNMLDKAKVYIDKLNESPKKRDYLAIYYYKLAAKFSEKNDHQKASYNFSKAYENGMKSASLYTAYEYVKLRDIKNASKWFEIANSNGQKEANYELAVIAYNTGDFQKAIKHLKEQYARGNKEVAISIGVCYANIKNYDEANKWLNIAVKNGDAKAKRFIKEINNNREGSYNVE, encoded by the coding sequence ATGAGAAAATATATATTTATTGCGTCACTAATATTTTTCATAGTAGGTTGTAAAAAATATGATGATAAAAGTGATGTACCAAAAGATGATAAAAAAGTTGTTCCAGTTGAAATTTTAAAAAATGGAAATATGGAGTCAAAAGTAGTCGAAAGTTTAACTAATGACAAAAAAGAAGAAAATGTTGAAAGTAAGAAAACAGAAGAAGTTCCAACAAATGACAAAAAAGTAAACTTTTTAGATCTTGCAAAAACTGGAAATTCTGAGGCAATACTAATGTCTATTAAATACTATAAGGACAAAAATAATGTCAAGGAAATGGAAAAATATATAGATTTAGGTTTAAAGAAAAATATAGATGAGGTTTTAAAATTAAAAATAGTAGAGTTATTAAACAAGAATATGCTTGATAAGGCTAAGGTGTATATAGATAAATTAAACGAAAGTCCTAAGAAAAGAGACTATCTTGCAATTTATTACTACAAACTAGCTGCTAAATTTAGTGAAAAAAACGATCATCAAAAAGCATCATATAATTTTTCAAAGGCATATGAAAATGGTATGAAATCAGCTTCTTTGTATACTGCATATGAATATGTAAAGTTAAGAGATATAAAAAATGCTAGTAAATGGTTTGAAATTGCTAATAGCAATGGGCAAAAAGAAGCTAATTATGAGCTAGCCGTTATAGCATATAACACTGGGGACTTTCAAAAAGCAATCAAGCACTTAAAAGAACAATATGCTAGAGGTAATAAGGAAGTCGCTATAAGCATAGGAGTTTGCTATGCAAATATTAAAAATTATGATGAAGCAAATAAATGGCTAAATATTGCAGTAAAAAATGGAGATGCTAAAGCAAAAAGATTTATTAAAGAAATAAATAATAATAGAGAAGGAAGTTATAACGTTGAATAA
- a CDS encoding IclR family transcriptional regulator — MSSLQSLDRALCILEVVSQQETIGLTKISIKTGLNKATVFRIVKALKENGYIKQLPNKQYALTFKMFRLGNRVVQRFDFITQAKRIITKLANEIEQVIHLVIQDGSQILYIDKYTPLKNGEVMSQTKIGKRAPMYCTASGKAILAYLPEEKIRKIWNDTEIIKYTSRTITNYDTLLQDLKRIRKNGYSTEYEEYKLEVYCIGVPLHTLSGEIVGAISISIPLDDTKGKAYYVEKLKQCKEEISTIIEG; from the coding sequence ATGTCTTCATTACAAAGTTTAGACAGAGCATTATGTATACTAGAAGTAGTATCGCAACAAGAAACTATAGGTTTGACTAAGATTAGCATAAAAACAGGGCTTAATAAGGCAACTGTATTTAGAATAGTAAAAGCTTTAAAAGAAAATGGATATATAAAACAACTGCCTAACAAACAATATGCACTAACATTTAAAATGTTTAGATTAGGTAATAGAGTTGTACAAAGATTTGACTTCATAACTCAAGCAAAACGAATAATTACAAAACTTGCAAATGAAATTGAACAAGTTATTCATCTTGTAATACAAGATGGTTCTCAAATTTTGTATATAGATAAGTATACACCATTAAAAAATGGTGAGGTGATGAGTCAAACAAAAATAGGTAAAAGAGCACCAATGTACTGTACAGCATCAGGTAAAGCAATACTTGCATATTTACCAGAAGAAAAAATTAGAAAAATTTGGAACGATACTGAGATAATAAAGTACACATCAAGAACAATTACTAATTATGATACATTGCTACAAGATTTAAAAAGAATTAGAAAGAATGGATATTCTACAGAGTATGAGGAATATAAGCTGGAGGTATATTGTATAGGTGTACCACTACATACATTAAGTGGCGAAATTGTAGGAGCTATTAGTATATCTATACCATTAGACGATACCAAAGGTAAAGCGTACTATGTTGAAAAATTAAAACAATGTAAGGAAGAAATATCAACTATAATAGAAGGATGA
- the lgt gene encoding prolipoprotein diacylglyceryl transferase, translating to MRPYLFRIGSFELRIYSLMYILALFTAIFLAKRDDVAIKRGIDDPKLVEDFAFTALFSGLIGARIYYVLLRFEYYRNNLLDIPAVWKGGLAIHGGIIGGLIGIMIFSKIKKKSFFALTDMSVSPLILGQALGRIGNFANGEIHGVPTFTPLKVIFTGTFTKWWQMYNSLPLKEQMKFKPVVPWGVVFPENTSAGMEFPTCPLHPAMLYELILNLIAFFLLWFYFRKKGYKKGILSFIYLIMYAVIRIFVSTFRAEDLMLCGIKMPYIISIIMIIVGIIGISVINRKKSE from the coding sequence ATGAGACCATATCTATTTAGAATAGGAAGTTTTGAATTAAGGATATATAGTCTTATGTATATATTAGCGTTATTCACAGCAATTTTCCTTGCAAAAAGAGATGATGTCGCTATAAAAAGAGGAATAGATGATCCAAAATTAGTAGAAGATTTTGCATTTACTGCCCTATTTTCAGGCCTTATAGGTGCTAGAATATACTATGTATTACTTAGATTTGAATACTATCGCAATAATCTATTAGATATACCAGCTGTATGGAAAGGTGGACTTGCTATACATGGTGGTATAATAGGTGGATTAATAGGTATAATGATATTTAGTAAAATAAAGAAAAAATCTTTTTTTGCACTAACTGATATGTCAGTTTCTCCCCTTATACTTGGGCAAGCATTAGGTAGAATAGGAAATTTTGCAAATGGAGAAATACATGGTGTACCTACATTTACACCATTAAAAGTAATATTTACTGGTACTTTTACAAAATGGTGGCAAATGTATAATAGCTTACCTTTAAAAGAACAAATGAAGTTTAAACCAGTCGTTCCATGGGGTGTAGTATTTCCTGAAAATACTTCAGCAGGTATGGAATTTCCTACTTGTCCATTACATCCAGCAATGCTATATGAATTAATCCTTAATCTTATTGCCTTTTTCCTACTATGGTTCTATTTTAGAAAAAAAGGATACAAAAAAGGGATATTATCATTCATATACTTAATAATGTACGCAGTAATTAGAATATTTGTAAGTACATTTAGAGCAGAAGATTTAATGCTTTGTGGTATAAAGATGCCATATATTATTAGTATAATAATGATAATAGTAGGAATAATAGGAATAAGTGTAATAAATAGAAAAAAATCGGAATAG
- a CDS encoding cation-translocating P-type ATPase → MKYFNLDKNKCLEELVTNENTGLTSDEAKLRLEKYGYNKLEEEKKKSILKLLFEQINDVMIYVLLVSAVITVVVNKEITDAVIILIVVLINAVVGVVQELKAEKSLNALKEMTSPKAVVLRDSKLVEIESKYLVKGDIVLLEAGRVIPADLRLIETMSLKIDESSFTGESVPAEKNADDILSENTQLADITNMAFMSTLVSYGRAKGVVVKTGTDTQIGHIAKLLQVKEEQTPLQKKMNKLGAYLGYIAIIICILIFVIGTIQGRNIVDMLITSISLAVAAIPEGLVAIISIVLALGVTRMSKKNAIIKKMPAVETLGSVNYICSDKTGTLTQNKMTVVDTFTFDNSEDMLIKSMVLSSDATIIDGKELGDPTEVALIAYGIKNEKIKEELEKEEKRIDEFSFDSDRKMASTLNTVDKGYVVYVKGALDSLLKVSTKVLINGREEELTEDIKERIVNKSNEMSDKALRVLASGYKKTDKKIPASDFEKDIVLVGIVGMIDPPRLEVKDSINKAKKAGINIVMITGDHKNTAFAIAKELGIASNIDECIMGEKLDEYTDEQMKEIVSKYKVYSRVSPLHKVRIVKALKSLGNIVSMTGDGVNDAPSLKIADIGVSMGITGTDVAKGASDMILTDDNFTTIVTAISEGRNIYNNIKKAIIFLLSCNLGEVTSIFVATILRWPLPLIATQLLWINLITDTLPALALGVDPASTDVMCEKPRPQNEHFFSHGALLRTIVGGMSIGILTLLAFYIGLKEKGIDLNTLSDINSIPYSHLAYARTMSFIVLTISQLCYAFTMRSDRESIIKVGIFKNKYLNISLIVGIVLQIALTEIPFLAEAFCVTNLNFFDFDIVVLFVIIPLILNEIIKKVQKER, encoded by the coding sequence TTGAAATATTTTAATTTAGATAAGAATAAGTGTTTAGAAGAACTTGTAACTAATGAAAATACAGGTTTAACAAGTGATGAAGCCAAGCTTAGATTAGAAAAATATGGGTATAATAAGCTGGAAGAAGAAAAGAAAAAATCTATACTTAAACTTTTATTTGAACAAATAAATGATGTAATGATTTATGTATTGCTAGTTTCTGCTGTCATTACTGTAGTAGTGAATAAGGAAATAACTGATGCAGTAATTATCCTTATAGTCGTTTTAATTAATGCTGTAGTAGGTGTAGTGCAAGAGTTAAAAGCAGAAAAGTCATTAAATGCTTTAAAAGAAATGACTAGCCCTAAGGCTGTTGTTTTAAGAGATTCTAAATTAGTAGAAATTGAGTCAAAGTACTTGGTTAAAGGAGATATAGTATTATTAGAAGCTGGTAGAGTTATACCAGCTGATTTAAGATTAATAGAAACTATGAGCTTAAAAATAGATGAAAGTAGTTTTACTGGAGAATCAGTTCCAGCTGAAAAAAATGCTGATGATATTTTAAGTGAAAATACACAATTAGCAGATATTACAAATATGGCTTTTATGTCAACATTAGTAAGTTATGGTAGAGCTAAAGGTGTAGTAGTTAAAACAGGTACAGACACACAAATAGGTCATATAGCAAAACTGTTACAAGTAAAAGAAGAACAAACACCATTACAGAAAAAAATGAATAAATTAGGTGCATATCTTGGGTATATTGCGATAATAATATGTATATTAATATTTGTAATAGGAACAATACAAGGTAGAAATATTGTTGATATGCTAATAACTTCAATAAGTTTAGCAGTAGCTGCTATACCAGAAGGTTTAGTCGCTATAATCTCAATAGTTTTAGCCCTTGGTGTTACAAGAATGTCTAAGAAAAATGCAATAATTAAAAAGATGCCTGCTGTTGAAACACTAGGTTCTGTTAACTACATATGTTCAGATAAAACAGGGACATTAACGCAAAATAAGATGACAGTAGTAGATACATTTACTTTTGATAATAGTGAAGACATGTTAATAAAATCTATGGTATTATCTTCAGACGCAACTATTATAGACGGTAAAGAACTTGGAGATCCAACAGAAGTAGCATTAATTGCATATGGTATAAAGAATGAAAAGATAAAAGAAGAATTAGAAAAAGAAGAAAAAAGAATAGATGAATTTAGCTTTGATTCAGATAGAAAAATGGCTTCTACTTTAAATACTGTAGATAAGGGCTATGTTGTATATGTTAAGGGAGCATTAGATAGCTTGCTTAAAGTATCAACTAAAGTTCTAATAAATGGTAGAGAAGAAGAGTTGACAGAAGATATAAAAGAAAGAATAGTAAATAAGTCAAATGAGATGTCTGACAAGGCATTAAGAGTTCTGGCAAGTGGATACAAAAAGACTGATAAAAAAATACCAGCTTCAGATTTTGAAAAGGATATAGTATTAGTAGGTATAGTTGGTATGATAGATCCACCAAGATTAGAAGTTAAAGACTCTATAAACAAAGCTAAAAAAGCTGGTATAAATATAGTTATGATAACAGGAGATCATAAAAACACAGCTTTTGCAATAGCAAAAGAATTGGGTATAGCAAGTAATATAGATGAATGTATAATGGGTGAAAAATTAGATGAGTATACAGATGAACAAATGAAAGAAATTGTAAGTAAGTATAAGGTATATTCAAGAGTTTCACCATTACATAAGGTAAGAATTGTAAAAGCACTAAAATCATTAGGTAATATCGTTTCTATGACAGGTGATGGTGTAAATGATGCACCTTCTTTAAAAATAGCAGATATTGGTGTAAGTATGGGTATAACAGGTACTGATGTAGCTAAGGGTGCTAGTGATATGATATTAACTGATGATAATTTTACAACAATAGTAACTGCAATTAGTGAAGGTAGAAATATATACAATAATATTAAAAAGGCTATAATCTTCCTATTGTCATGTAATTTAGGAGAAGTTACTTCTATTTTTGTAGCGACAATATTAAGATGGCCATTACCACTTATTGCAACACAGTTATTGTGGATAAATTTAATTACAGATACGCTTCCAGCATTGGCATTAGGTGTAGACCCAGCATCTACAGATGTTATGTGTGAAAAACCAAGACCACAAAATGAACACTTTTTCTCACATGGGGCATTACTTAGAACAATAGTAGGTGGTATGTCTATAGGGATATTAACTTTATTAGCCTTTTATATAGGTCTAAAAGAAAAGGGTATAGACTTAAATACATTATCGGACATTAATTCTATACCATATAGTCACTTAGCGTATGCAAGAACAATGTCGTTTATAGTCCTTACAATTTCTCAATTATGTTATGCATTTACAATGAGAAGTGATAGAGAAAGTATAATAAAGGTAGGAATATTTAAGAATAAATATTTAAATATTTCGCTAATTGTAGGGATAGTATTACAAATAGCCTTAACTGAAATACCATTTTTAGCTGAAGCATTTTGTGTTACAAATTTAAACTTCTTTGATTTTGATATTGTAGTCCTATTTGTAATAATACCATTAATATTAAATGAAATAATAAAAAAGGTTCAAAAAGAAAGATGA
- a CDS encoding RelA/SpoT family protein, which produces MLQKDAYEILCEKCKLNKELDMNKIEKAYILAREAHKGQYRKSGEEYIIHPLEVSQILVDLKMDTDTIVAGLLHDVVEDTLITITDIEYSFGKEVALLVDGVTKLRNLPKKQGKQIENIRKMVVAMSKDIRVVIIKLADRLHNMRTLKYQTPEKQIEKSKECLDVFAPIAHRIGMSKIKSELEDISFRYLNPEAYYEMKELVNTKRAERVKITNEIIEVIKKELEKYHIKAEVTGRPKHLYSIYKKITEKNKKFAELMDLIAIRVIVEKDEECYMVLGIVHGKFVPVSGRFKDYIAAPKTNGYQSIHTTIEYTKDQKVEIQIRTKQMHEIAEEGVAAHWKYKEKKTKDKNEKYYQAVKKIIDGNFAHEVTGEVLNETIFVFTPKGDVMELDRDSTALDFAFQVHTQIGYRTIGAKVNDKIVPLDQKLENGDKVEILTSKATNGPGKDWINMVNNNSSKVKIKKWFKDLEFKNKVKEGQELLEEEFSKIGLKFKELEDDEIVYLYMKKYNISTIDNLYYKFATNSLNLNTFIQKFKPKNDNTDYENIVEEVIENANKYATKNENKSGVKISGSDNTMFNFAKCCNPLPGVEIAGYITKTRGIVIHNKECKNIIELIKKDPDRQIDVYWDEKLLQVSNCKYEYSFQVKSINRESLLYDIIRIINEHKLDIVFMQTVSKEENGQNYAVMTIRIMIKNKDNFEKLRKNLLSIKDVVEVI; this is translated from the coding sequence ATGTTACAAAAAGATGCATATGAAATACTTTGTGAAAAATGTAAATTAAACAAAGAATTAGATATGAACAAAATAGAAAAAGCATATATTCTAGCAAGAGAAGCTCATAAAGGACAATATAGAAAAAGTGGTGAAGAATATATTATACACCCTTTGGAAGTTTCTCAAATTTTAGTTGATTTGAAAATGGATACTGATACGATAGTAGCGGGACTTTTACATGACGTAGTTGAAGATACTTTAATTACGATAACAGATATAGAATATAGTTTTGGGAAAGAAGTTGCACTTTTAGTAGATGGTGTAACAAAATTAAGAAATTTACCTAAAAAGCAAGGTAAACAAATTGAAAATATACGTAAAATGGTTGTTGCAATGTCAAAAGATATTAGGGTAGTCATAATTAAATTAGCAGATAGACTACATAATATGAGAACATTGAAATATCAAACACCAGAAAAACAAATAGAAAAATCAAAAGAATGTCTTGATGTTTTTGCACCTATTGCACATAGAATAGGTATGTCTAAGATAAAATCAGAGTTAGAAGATATTAGTTTTAGATATTTAAATCCAGAAGCATACTATGAAATGAAGGAGTTAGTTAATACTAAAAGAGCTGAAAGAGTAAAGATAACTAATGAAATTATAGAAGTAATAAAAAAGGAGCTTGAAAAATATCATATTAAAGCTGAGGTAACTGGTAGACCAAAACATCTATATAGCATATATAAAAAGATAACAGAAAAGAATAAAAAATTTGCTGAATTGATGGATTTGATAGCAATTAGAGTAATAGTTGAAAAAGATGAAGAATGTTACATGGTTCTTGGAATAGTACATGGTAAATTTGTTCCAGTATCAGGTAGATTCAAAGACTATATCGCAGCACCAAAGACTAATGGTTATCAATCTATACATACTACAATAGAGTATACAAAAGACCAAAAAGTCGAAATACAAATCAGAACAAAACAAATGCATGAAATTGCTGAAGAAGGTGTAGCTGCACACTGGAAGTATAAGGAAAAGAAAACTAAGGATAAAAATGAAAAATATTATCAAGCTGTAAAGAAGATAATAGATGGTAATTTTGCCCATGAAGTAACGGGGGAAGTCCTAAATGAAACCATATTTGTCTTTACACCTAAGGGTGATGTAATGGAACTTGATAGAGATTCAACAGCATTAGACTTTGCATTTCAAGTTCATACACAAATAGGATATAGGACAATAGGTGCTAAAGTTAATGATAAGATAGTGCCACTAGATCAAAAGTTAGAAAATGGAGATAAGGTAGAAATACTAACATCAAAAGCAACTAACGGTCCAGGAAAAGACTGGATTAATATGGTTAATAATAATAGCTCTAAAGTTAAGATAAAAAAATGGTTCAAAGATTTAGAATTTAAAAACAAAGTAAAAGAAGGACAAGAGCTATTAGAAGAAGAATTTTCAAAGATAGGATTGAAATTTAAGGAATTAGAAGATGATGAAATAGTGTATTTATACATGAAAAAGTATAATATATCTACTATTGATAATCTGTACTATAAGTTTGCAACAAATAGTCTTAATTTAAATACTTTTATTCAAAAATTTAAACCTAAAAATGACAATACTGACTATGAAAATATTGTCGAAGAGGTTATAGAAAACGCAAATAAATATGCAACAAAAAATGAAAATAAATCTGGTGTTAAAATATCAGGTTCAGACAATACTATGTTTAATTTTGCAAAATGCTGTAATCCATTACCAGGTGTAGAAATTGCAGGATATATCACAAAAACAAGAGGTATTGTTATACACAATAAGGAATGTAAGAATATTATTGAACTAATAAAAAAAGATCCAGATAGACAAATAGATGTATATTGGGATGAAAAACTTTTACAAGTTTCAAATTGCAAATATGAATATTCATTCCAAGTTAAATCAATAAATCGTGAAAGTTTACTTTACGATATAATTAGAATTATTAACGAACATAAGTTAGATATAGTCTTTATGCAAACTGTTTCTAAAGAAGAAAATGGACAGAATTATGCTGTAATGACTATTAGAATAATGATAAAAAATAAAGATAATTTTGAAAAATTAAGAAAGAATCTACTATCTATAAAAGATGTAGTAGAAGTAATATAG
- the tgt gene encoding tRNA guanosine(34) transglycosylase Tgt produces MLPVRYELLYSDGNARCGIIHTPHGDIKTPIFMPVGTQATVKTMTPEELKEIGAEIILGNTYHLHLRPTDELINTFGGLHEFMHWDRPILTDSGGFQIFSLAVRRKLTEEGAYFSSHLDGSKHFISPEKSIEIQNNLGSDIMMVLDECPPGLSTREYLEPSINRTVRWARRCIDANRNKDKQGLFAIVQGGIYEDLRDYCFNELYKTNDDFSGYAIGGLAVGEPTEDMYRILKYITPKLPKDKPRYLMGVGEPLDMLEAIEHGVDMMDCVHPSRIGRHGTVFTKYGRLVIKNEKYSRDPRPLDISDNYVCKNYTRAYIRHLFKANEVLAQRLATYHNLWFLLNLVKEARKAIEEGRFKEYKEEFIKNYTMGSNSDWIKPIVK; encoded by the coding sequence ATGTTACCAGTAAGATACGAATTATTATACTCAGATGGGAATGCAAGATGTGGAATAATACATACACCACATGGAGATATTAAAACTCCAATATTTATGCCTGTTGGAACACAGGCGACTGTTAAAACAATGACACCAGAAGAATTAAAAGAAATTGGAGCAGAAATAATATTAGGAAATACCTATCATCTACATTTAAGACCAACAGATGAATTAATTAATACATTTGGTGGATTACACGAATTTATGCATTGGGATAGACCTATACTAACTGACAGTGGGGGATTTCAAATATTTAGTTTGGCAGTTAGAAGAAAGTTAACAGAAGAAGGAGCATATTTTAGCTCACACCTAGATGGTTCAAAGCATTTTATCTCACCAGAAAAATCTATAGAAATACAAAATAATCTGGGGAGTGATATTATGATGGTGCTAGATGAATGCCCACCAGGGTTATCAACAAGAGAATATCTAGAACCCTCTATTAATAGAACAGTTAGATGGGCTAGAAGATGTATAGATGCAAATAGAAATAAGGATAAGCAAGGTCTATTTGCAATAGTTCAAGGAGGTATATACGAAGATTTAAGAGACTATTGCTTCAATGAACTATATAAAACAAATGACGATTTTTCAGGGTATGCAATAGGAGGATTAGCAGTAGGTGAACCTACAGAAGATATGTATAGAATATTAAAATATATTACTCCTAAGTTACCAAAAGATAAGCCAAGATACCTAATGGGTGTTGGAGAGCCTCTAGATATGCTAGAAGCAATTGAACATGGTGTAGATATGATGGATTGTGTTCATCCTTCAAGAATAGGAAGACATGGTACAGTATTTACAAAATATGGTAGATTGGTAATAAAGAATGAAAAATATAGTAGAGATCCAAGACCACTAGATATTTCAGATAACTATGTATGTAAAAATTACACTAGAGCATATATTAGACATCTATTTAAAGCTAATGAAGTCCTAGCACAAAGACTTGCAACATACCATAATTTATGGTTCTTGTTAAACCTAGTAAAAGAAGCTAGAAAAGCCATAGAAGAAGGTAGATTTAAGGAATACAAGGAAGAATTTATTAAAAACTATACTATGGGGTCTAATAGTGACTGGATTAAACCTATTGTAAAATAA
- a CDS encoding D-alanyl-D-alanine carboxypeptidase family protein has protein sequence MNKWICFLVILSTISYSKLRCDLYDKNSCKYTEGLSYLKMENNDIYFSYLLADNDKILVGDNIDKKIPLASLTKMMTAIVVMDNVKNLDDKVCITKEVSQIPYGVKLKENEEYTVYDLLRLMLIRSTNAAAKALQDYVSPNFIDLMNKKAKEIGLKDTTYFTSYGLPPKYTNTGMDVGSARDMYVLSKYLINNYPILKDIVSRKYDEVGDKKIKNTNNLLGVIENVKGIKTGFHNASKYNICIYYNNNQKELYEIILGSDKPSHRIDLTRAVFKELGGLK, from the coding sequence TTGAATAAATGGATATGTTTTTTAGTCATATTGTCTACTATTTCATACTCTAAATTGAGATGTGACCTATATGATAAGAATAGCTGTAAATATACTGAAGGCTTATCATATCTAAAAATGGAAAATAATGATATATATTTTTCATATCTATTAGCAGATAATGATAAAATACTAGTAGGTGATAATATAGATAAAAAAATACCTTTAGCATCATTAACTAAGATGATGACAGCAATAGTTGTAATGGATAATGTTAAAAATTTAGATGATAAGGTTTGTATTACAAAAGAGGTTTCACAAATACCTTATGGTGTAAAGCTAAAAGAAAATGAAGAATACACAGTATATGACTTATTAAGACTAATGCTAATTAGATCAACTAATGCAGCAGCTAAAGCGTTACAAGACTATGTTTCTCCAAACTTTATAGATCTTATGAATAAGAAAGCAAAAGAAATTGGTTTAAAAGATACTACATATTTTACATCATATGGTTTGCCACCAAAATATACAAATACGGGTATGGATGTTGGTAGTGCAAGAGATATGTATGTATTATCAAAATATTTAATAAATAATTATCCGATATTAAAAGATATAGTGTCAAGAAAGTATGATGAAGTAGGAGATAAGAAAATAAAGAATACCAATAATTTACTAGGTGTAATAGAAAATGTAAAGGGTATAAAAACAGGATTTCATAATGCTTCAAAGTATAATATTTGTATTTACTATAACAACAATCAAAAAGAACTATATGAAATAATATTAGGTTCAGATAAACCAAGTCATAGAATAGATTTGACAAGGGCTGTATTTAAAGAATTAGGAGGATTAAAATGA
- a CDS encoding aminopeptidase C yields the protein MINKELLEKFEGKYLGNEANLVIQDAITNVGINEASLRKEVVKKHEFVFSDETKKGEITNQKRSGRCWMFSALNVLRVNTMEKLNVETFEFSQAYLQFFDKIEKANTYLEYIIETKDLPVRDRLVEHIMSIGVSDGGYWSFFVGLATKYGVVPKSVMPETFHSSNTDILNEVLDVRLKRAACLIRKAKTSEEISKIKDDTLYQVYNICVKALGMPPKKFTYEYRDKDKKFVRIKDVTPKEFMELYAKDDLLSKVELVADPREEHLKGRMYELPYSCSVIEYGPSKFLNVTIDELKKVTIASIKDGAPVWFGCDVGQSSDRKLGILDSELYNYDKTLTQLGEFSKVDRLLNYSAYMTHAMTFVGVDLDDEGKPLMWEVENSWGDEVGKKGIFSMSDKWFDDHNYSVVVDKKYISDEFKDGLDKEVIKLDYFDPLG from the coding sequence ATGATAAATAAAGAATTATTAGAAAAATTTGAAGGTAAATACCTTGGAAATGAAGCAAACTTAGTAATACAAGATGCAATTACTAATGTTGGTATAAATGAAGCGAGTTTAAGAAAAGAAGTTGTAAAAAAACATGAATTTGTCTTTTCAGATGAAACTAAAAAAGGTGAAATTACAAATCAAAAAAGATCAGGAAGATGTTGGATGTTCTCAGCATTAAACGTTCTAAGAGTTAATACTATGGAAAAGTTAAATGTAGAAACATTTGAATTTTCACAAGCATATTTACAATTTTTTGATAAAATTGAAAAGGCTAATACATACTTAGAATATATTATTGAAACAAAAGATTTACCAGTAAGGGATAGATTAGTTGAACATATTATGAGTATAGGTGTATCTGATGGAGGATATTGGAGCTTTTTTGTAGGATTAGCTACTAAGTATGGTGTAGTACCAAAAAGTGTTATGCCAGAAACTTTCCATTCATCAAATACTGATATATTAAATGAAGTATTAGATGTTAGATTAAAAAGAGCAGCTTGTTTAATTAGAAAAGCAAAAACATCTGAAGAAATATCTAAGATTAAAGATGATACTCTATACCAAGTATATAATATTTGTGTTAAAGCATTAGGAATGCCACCTAAGAAATTTACATATGAATATAGAGATAAGGACAAGAAATTTGTTAGAATAAAAGATGTTACTCCTAAAGAATTTATGGAACTTTATGCAAAAGATGATTTGTTAAGTAAGGTTGAATTGGTAGCAGATCCTAGAGAAGAACATTTGAAGGGAAGAATGTATGAATTACCATATAGTTGTTCAGTAATAGAATATGGTCCAAGTAAATTCCTAAATGTAACTATAGACGAGCTAAAAAAAGTCACAATAGCATCAATTAAAGATGGTGCACCTGTATGGTTTGGTTGTGATGTTGGACAAAGTTCAGATAGAAAATTAGGTATATTAGATAGTGAACTATACAATTATGATAAAACATTAACTCAATTAGGAGAATTTTCTAAGGTAGATAGATTATTAAACTATTCAGCATATATGACACATGCTATGACTTTTGTTGGTGTAGACTTAGATGATGAAGGTAAGCCATTAATGTGGGAAGTTGAAAATAGCTGGGGAGATGAAGTAGGTAAAAAAGGTATATTCTCTATGTCAGATAAATGGTTTGATGATCACAATTACTCAGTTGTTGTAGATAAGAAATATATTTCAGATGAATTTAAAGATGGATTGGATAAGGAAGTAATAAAATTAGATTACTTTGATCCATTAGGTTAA